The Pirellulimonas nuda genome includes a region encoding these proteins:
- a CDS encoding DUF1559 domain-containing protein, which translates to MKSIAPGCGASGRVRGLGFTLVELLVVIAIIGILVAMLLPAVQSARESARRAMCTNHLKQIGIALHNCHDVHQKFPQAGGYFPRVTSTPSAVGPAVLSSAQYFLLPFMEESVLYETIGNETPSASKSTQNTATLFLANNPYGVPPAGYLCPSDQSSDTPGINSWSNGNQFGTTSYVANVQALGNYYQSNKTALQPFKDSYMKFAKATDGSSKTVVFAERYYVCPTPSEQANGRTAWLGTLPTPNDPVFSWCIKEGSVVRPLIEPPQISPDPIDCNKNTTQTAHPGAMNILMMDGSVQTVGGDVEDDEWSFMILPQDGGDNSVLNLYSNCPEAAAAGSGGPVL; encoded by the coding sequence ATGAAGTCGATCGCCCCTGGTTGTGGAGCCTCTGGCCGTGTGCGCGGCCTCGGCTTCACGCTCGTTGAGCTGCTGGTCGTCATCGCGATCATCGGCATCCTGGTCGCCATGCTGCTTCCCGCGGTCCAGTCGGCGCGGGAGTCGGCGCGGCGGGCGATGTGCACGAACCATCTCAAGCAGATCGGGATCGCGCTGCACAACTGCCACGACGTTCACCAGAAGTTCCCCCAGGCCGGCGGCTACTTCCCCCGCGTAACCTCCACTCCCTCGGCGGTTGGGCCCGCGGTGTTGAGCTCCGCCCAGTACTTCCTGCTCCCGTTCATGGAGGAATCGGTCCTGTACGAAACCATCGGCAACGAGACCCCCTCCGCGAGCAAGAGCACGCAGAACACCGCCACGCTCTTCTTGGCGAACAACCCGTACGGGGTGCCGCCGGCGGGCTACCTGTGCCCTTCGGACCAGAGCTCGGACACGCCGGGCATCAATTCATGGTCGAACGGCAATCAGTTTGGCACCACCAGCTACGTCGCCAACGTTCAGGCGCTTGGCAACTACTACCAATCGAACAAGACGGCGCTGCAGCCGTTTAAGGACTCGTACATGAAGTTCGCGAAGGCAACCGACGGCTCCAGCAAGACCGTGGTGTTCGCCGAGCGGTACTATGTCTGCCCGACCCCTTCGGAGCAGGCCAACGGCCGCACGGCCTGGCTGGGAACGCTCCCCACCCCCAACGACCCGGTGTTCTCTTGGTGCATCAAGGAGGGCTCGGTAGTGAGGCCGCTGATCGAGCCGCCGCAGATCTCGCCAGACCCGATCGATTGCAACAAGAACACCACTCAAACCGCCCACCCCGGCGCCATGAACATCCTCATGATGGACGGCAGCGTGCAGACCGTGGGGGGCGACGTTGAGGATGACGAGTGGTCGTTCATGATCCTGCCCCAGGACGGCGGCGACAACAGTGTGCTGAACCTGTACAGCAACTGCCCAGAGGCAGCGGCCGCCGGCAGCGGCGGGCCGGTGCTCTAG
- a CDS encoding DUF4198 domain-containing protein has translation MKRNRMALALAAVLLVCGGCSEKPIVPSNRTRVSGVVLLDGQPLKGGTVGFTLATPPHSRGSTGIRSDGTFTITAAPKGECLVTVETESLLLGSESSYVKIPREYSDPKKSGLKATITPEGGEFTFELKSKR, from the coding sequence ATGAAGAGAAACAGAATGGCGCTCGCGCTCGCCGCGGTGTTGCTGGTGTGCGGCGGGTGCTCCGAGAAACCCATCGTTCCTTCCAACCGGACGAGGGTCTCGGGGGTCGTGCTGCTGGACGGTCAACCGCTCAAGGGGGGGACGGTTGGCTTCACGCTTGCCACGCCCCCGCACTCGAGGGGGTCCACCGGGATCCGCTCCGATGGCACGTTCACCATTACCGCGGCGCCCAAGGGAGAGTGCCTGGTTACGGTGGAGACAGAATCGCTCCTGCTCGGATCGGAGTCGAGCTACGTCAAGATTCCACGCGAGTACTCCGACCCCAAGAAGTCTGGCCTGAAAGCGACGATCACCCCTGAAGGGGGCGAATTCACGTTTGAGTTGAAGTCGAAGCGCTAG
- a CDS encoding PEP-CTERM sorting domain-containing protein yields MKRLVYRLGLLTATLGMLATASQASAAIIANAAADYVAAAGSPTAALLAPPTGWSYLGSDAVNGGTETALTAGAVGNQGAAYQGFVGVSTAGTAAVYGTNTADPAEFEIFSNGDANGGVVGADLLLHPGQGGNADEYVIVRYTISAADALGAAPGAGVISGSFRDLIVGGGAAAQSISAAVYHNSASLFSVAGGTAAQNTPGVLTQAAGSFNLTGLTFAENDTIDFVVGINGHFGADETALQATISTVPEPASLALLAIGCIGLVARRR; encoded by the coding sequence ATGAAGAGATTGGTGTACCGGCTCGGTCTACTGACCGCCACGCTTGGCATGCTGGCGACCGCTTCCCAGGCGTCCGCGGCGATTATCGCTAACGCCGCAGCAGACTACGTCGCCGCCGCGGGCAGCCCTACGGCTGCTCTGTTGGCGCCGCCGACCGGCTGGAGCTACCTTGGCTCTGACGCGGTCAACGGCGGAACCGAAACGGCGCTAACGGCCGGCGCGGTGGGCAACCAGGGCGCGGCCTATCAAGGTTTCGTCGGCGTCTCGACCGCAGGAACGGCGGCCGTCTACGGCACCAACACGGCCGACCCAGCAGAGTTCGAGATCTTTAGCAATGGCGACGCCAACGGCGGCGTTGTAGGCGCCGACCTGCTGCTGCACCCGGGTCAAGGCGGGAACGCCGATGAGTACGTGATCGTCCGCTATACGATCTCGGCTGCCGACGCCCTTGGCGCCGCCCCCGGCGCCGGCGTCATCTCGGGCAGCTTCCGAGACCTGATTGTGGGTGGAGGCGCGGCCGCGCAGTCGATTTCTGCCGCCGTATACCATAACAGCGCCTCTCTCTTCAGTGTCGCTGGCGGAACCGCCGCTCAGAATACACCGGGAGTTTTGACGCAAGCTGCTGGGTCGTTCAACCTGACAGGCCTCACGTTCGCAGAAAACGATACAATCGACTTTGTGGTCGGCATCAACGGCCATTTCGGCGCCGATGAAACGGCGCTCCAAGCGACTATTTCAACAGTACCCGAGCCCGCCTCGTTGGCGCTGCTTGCGATCGGCTGCATCGGTTTGGTGGCCCGTCGACGCTAA